A region of Beijerinckia sp. 28-YEA-48 DNA encodes the following proteins:
- the phnD gene encoding phosphonate ABC transporter substrate-binding protein, with product MKSVFKTLAALSVAFTLSTAGSVQAQEINFGIISTESQQNLKPKWEPFLADMKRETGLDVKPFFASDYAGVIEGMRFGKVQMAWYGNKSAMEAVDRADGEIFVQSVSSDGSPGYWSLILVPKDSKLTSLDDLLKCDKSLNFGLGDVNSTSGYLVPTTFIFAAKGIDPKQCFKNVTNSNHETNAMAVANGQLNAAANNTENMALIEKNNPAAFAKIRVLWKSPLIPSDPIVWRKSLPQATKDKLSAFFLSYGTDKSKGNVAKEREILAALQWAPFVASTNDQLLPIRVMELTKTIAKIQGDTKLSAEEKKAQLDKLEAEKAGYEARIKSSQS from the coding sequence ATGAAATCTGTCTTCAAAACTCTCGCGGCGCTCTCCGTCGCCTTCACGCTGTCGACTGCCGGTTCTGTTCAGGCCCAGGAGATCAACTTCGGTATCATCTCGACGGAATCGCAGCAGAACCTCAAGCCGAAATGGGAGCCCTTTCTCGCTGACATGAAGCGTGAAACCGGCCTCGACGTAAAACCCTTCTTTGCTTCCGACTATGCCGGCGTGATCGAAGGCATGCGCTTTGGCAAGGTGCAGATGGCTTGGTACGGCAACAAGTCGGCGATGGAAGCGGTCGATCGCGCCGATGGCGAGATCTTCGTGCAGAGCGTCAGCTCCGATGGTAGCCCCGGTTACTGGTCGCTGATCCTGGTGCCGAAAGACAGCAAGCTGACCTCGCTCGACGATCTGCTGAAATGCGACAAGAGCCTGAATTTCGGTCTGGGCGATGTGAATTCGACCTCCGGCTATCTGGTGCCGACAACCTTCATCTTCGCGGCCAAGGGCATCGATCCGAAGCAATGCTTCAAGAATGTCACCAATTCCAACCACGAGACCAATGCCATGGCGGTGGCCAACGGCCAGCTCAATGCCGCAGCCAATAACACCGAAAACATGGCTCTGATCGAGAAGAACAACCCCGCCGCTTTCGCCAAGATCCGTGTCCTCTGGAAGTCGCCGTTGATCCCGTCCGATCCGATCGTCTGGCGCAAGAGCTTGCCGCAGGCGACCAAGGACAAGCTCAGCGCCTTCTTCCTCAGCTATGGCACCGACAAATCGAAGGGCAATGTCGCCAAGGAACGTGAAATCCTGGCGGCCCTGCAATGGGCGCCGTTCGTGGCTTCGACAAATGATCAGCTGCTGCCGATCCGCGTGATGGAATTGACCAAGACGATCGCCAAGATCCAAGGCGATACCAAGCTCTCGGCCGAGGAGAAGAAGGCGCAGCTCGATAAGCTCGAAGCCGAGAAGGCTGGTTACGAAGCGCGCATCAAGAGCTCGCAGAGCTAG